The Blastomonas fulva genome contains a region encoding:
- a CDS encoding tyrosine-type recombinase/integrase yields the protein MDTITTAAPNNALRERMLQDMTMRSFGEHTQKDYIRHVRSFAAFLGRPPDTATIEDLRRYQIAQHERAISPATINGAVSALRFLFGITLKRPEMALGLVVVRCTPKLREVLSVEEAARLIEAAPGIKYKAAFGVAYGAGLRVSEIAHLKVDDIDSTRMLIRVEQGKGRKDRNAMLSPHLLDLLRQWWREGKRRGVMLPHGWLFPGRSCTDPISARQLHRAVHEAAEFAGIRKRVSPHTLRHSFATHLLEQDVDIRVIQVLLGHTKIGTTAIYTKVSTRTMQAVASPLDRIFSLMEGPKRTASPPG from the coding sequence ATGGATACCATCACTACCGCTGCCCCGAACAATGCCTTGCGCGAGCGTATGTTGCAGGACATGACGATGCGTAGCTTTGGGGAGCACACGCAGAAGGACTATATCCGGCACGTCCGGTCATTTGCCGCGTTTCTCGGCCGACCACCCGATACGGCCACGATCGAAGACCTCCGGCGCTATCAGATCGCTCAGCATGAGCGTGCCATCAGTCCAGCAACCATCAACGGGGCTGTATCGGCATTGCGTTTCCTGTTCGGTATAACCCTCAAGCGGCCGGAGATGGCACTGGGACTTGTTGTCGTTCGCTGCACACCCAAGCTGCGCGAGGTTCTGAGCGTCGAGGAGGCTGCGCGGCTGATCGAGGCTGCACCGGGCATCAAGTACAAGGCAGCGTTCGGCGTGGCCTATGGCGCGGGTCTGCGCGTGTCCGAGATTGCCCACCTGAAGGTTGACGATATCGACAGCACGCGCATGCTGATCCGGGTCGAGCAGGGCAAGGGGCGCAAGGATCGTAACGCCATGCTCTCGCCGCATCTGCTGGATCTGCTTCGGCAATGGTGGCGTGAAGGCAAGCGGCGCGGGGTCATGTTACCGCACGGCTGGTTATTCCCGGGGCGCAGTTGCACCGACCCGATCTCGGCACGCCAGTTGCACCGCGCCGTGCATGAGGCGGCTGAGTTCGCCGGGATCCGCAAACGCGTGAGCCCGCATACCCTGCGCCACAGCTTTGCCACTCACCTGCTCGAGCAGGATGTCGACATCCGCGTGATCCAGGTCCTGCTTGGGCACACCAAGATCGGTACCACCGCCATCTACACCAAGGTATCGACCAGGACGATGCAGGCGGTGGCGAGCCCGCTCGACCGCATCTTCAGCCTGATGGAAGGCCCCAAGCGAACGGCATCGCCGCCCGGTTGA
- a CDS encoding PepSY-associated TM helix domain-containing protein, giving the protein MFKILLTHRWLSLVLGLPMALVALTGMPLALWEEADAIFAPNFYPSTPASAKGAADRAISVVKARHPGIALDFIYFPRASSAMHVGGTTSSGEQIEVAVDGSGQLILGTRSHSASTIGQIHAFHSEFFAGDAGRWLMLALAWVLFVSTATGVWMWLVQRRLERASLKMTRTPSRAKVLHNVIGIWSSGLLLTMALTTIVLTWQDQPGTLAHVHTRHSPTAPMAGRIAHAVEIHAGTMKLRSISLRAPPDAPARAIVENSAGIMRIMLVDIEGGAVIAERPLAVTSTDAFARGLHGGSAFGHAGRWFMAGASLLPITLFLTGLWMFTRRRCRKRR; this is encoded by the coding sequence ATGTTCAAAATCCTGCTGACCCATCGATGGCTTTCACTTGTGCTGGGGCTGCCGATGGCTCTCGTCGCATTGACTGGTATGCCACTGGCTCTGTGGGAAGAGGCCGATGCCATTTTCGCACCAAACTTCTATCCGTCCACGCCTGCAAGCGCGAAGGGCGCCGCCGACCGCGCCATCTCCGTGGTCAAAGCCCGGCACCCCGGCATAGCGCTGGATTTCATCTATTTTCCGCGCGCCTCCTCTGCGATGCACGTCGGCGGAACGACCAGTTCTGGCGAGCAGATCGAGGTGGCGGTTGACGGATCTGGCCAGCTGATCCTTGGCACGCGAAGCCACAGCGCCAGCACGATCGGCCAGATCCATGCATTCCACTCCGAATTCTTCGCGGGCGATGCCGGGCGATGGCTCATGCTCGCTTTGGCATGGGTGCTGTTCGTCTCAACCGCCACGGGGGTGTGGATGTGGCTGGTGCAGCGGCGGCTTGAGCGAGCCTCGCTGAAAATGACCCGCACCCCGAGCAGAGCCAAAGTGCTTCACAACGTAATTGGCATCTGGTCATCCGGGCTGTTGCTTACGATGGCTCTGACGACGATCGTGCTGACCTGGCAGGACCAACCGGGAACGCTAGCGCATGTTCATACCCGCCACTCACCGACTGCACCGATGGCAGGGAGGATAGCCCATGCCGTCGAAATTCACGCTGGCACGATGAAGCTCCGCAGCATTTCGCTTCGTGCCCCACCTGACGCGCCGGCCCGCGCAATTGTCGAAAACTCAGCCGGGATCATGCGCATCATGTTGGTCGACATCGAAGGAGGGGCCGTCATCGCCGAGCGGCCGCTGGCGGTGACCTCGACCGATGCATTTGCGCGAGGATTGCATGGCGGGTCTGCCTTTGGGCATGCAGGGCGTTGGTTCATGGCTGGCGCGAGCCTCTTACCCATAACATTGTTCTTGACCGGCCTTTGGATGTTCACGCGAAGGAGGTGCCGAAAGCGACGATGA
- a CDS encoding TonB-dependent siderophore receptor: MAAVISAVPTALQAQEGSKADQDNAADIVVTATAIAKLDVPLAETPQNITVIMQDAFERQNATSVEEILRYVPSVQAELAGRSGFDEFLVRGFNQSRYQFRDGLRLDPSYLQQQEPGGLASIEVVKGPASVLFGQIAPGGVVNMTSRVASPERVADFTATIGTDDFYRLTADIGGALNESGTLSARAPIVYASRGDTQDFVGAERIFVAPSVTWQPSDATKLTLLALYQRDDYDRTIGVPLLGTLQPSAAGPIRRSLFLGEPDLDRLTSEQVQIGYQFSHRFSDAIQFRSRLRYSDLSIEGPIVQAPRGGSTPTSITRRGFDYIGDRKMLSTDNQLEAVFGTGNIEHRVMIGIDYQDFTDRNSGELFGLAPINPNAPVYGIAPVPLGPFFSADVALKQVGLYAQYRAKIAERFIVVAGVRQSDSDTSSTDVLAGTTRTQDDSDTSFNAAVMYVSDAGFSPYLSYSQSFEPQFGFDPLTNGQTPPPSQGEQIEAGLRWQSSDKRLSAQAAIFQIDQTNIVNGDPANPGFSVLIGAQRHKGAEIELSGRIGEALIVQAGYTYLDAKVRASNNGDVGLTSLNVPKNSASMFLTLLGDAVGLQRSEGSIGVRHVGERRANDALDILPAFTVFDAAVRHDFGPFEAALNVKNLFDETYFTGGDFRAVFFGERRQVQLTLRAGF, encoded by the coding sequence TTGGCTGCGGTTATCTCTGCGGTGCCGACGGCGCTGCAAGCTCAGGAAGGCAGCAAAGCAGATCAAGACAATGCGGCCGACATTGTCGTTACCGCCACTGCGATCGCCAAGCTCGACGTTCCGCTGGCCGAGACTCCGCAGAACATCACCGTCATTATGCAAGACGCCTTCGAGCGCCAGAACGCCACCAGCGTCGAGGAAATCCTGCGTTACGTGCCTTCGGTGCAAGCCGAACTTGCGGGGCGATCGGGTTTCGATGAATTCCTCGTGCGAGGGTTCAATCAATCGCGCTACCAGTTCCGCGATGGTCTGCGGCTTGATCCGAGCTACCTTCAGCAGCAGGAGCCGGGCGGGCTCGCCTCGATCGAGGTTGTGAAGGGGCCGGCATCCGTGCTGTTCGGACAGATCGCGCCGGGCGGTGTGGTCAACATGACGAGCCGCGTCGCTTCGCCTGAGCGGGTCGCCGATTTCACCGCGACCATCGGTACCGACGACTTTTATCGCCTCACTGCCGATATTGGCGGGGCGCTTAACGAAAGCGGCACGTTGTCTGCGCGCGCGCCGATTGTCTACGCCTCGCGCGGGGACACGCAGGACTTCGTCGGGGCCGAGCGGATCTTCGTGGCGCCCAGCGTCACCTGGCAGCCGAGCGATGCGACCAAGCTGACGCTGCTCGCGCTCTATCAGCGCGATGATTACGACCGCACCATCGGCGTGCCTCTGTTGGGCACCTTGCAGCCGAGCGCCGCCGGGCCGATCCGGCGTTCGCTGTTTCTGGGCGAGCCCGATCTTGATCGGCTGACGTCGGAACAGGTCCAGATCGGTTACCAGTTCTCGCACCGGTTCAGCGACGCGATCCAGTTCCGCTCGCGCCTCAGATACAGCGATCTCAGCATTGAAGGCCCGATCGTTCAGGCGCCGCGCGGGGGTTCAACACCGACAAGCATTACCCGCCGTGGGTTCGACTACATCGGCGATCGCAAGATGCTCTCGACCGACAACCAGCTTGAAGCTGTGTTTGGCACCGGCAACATCGAACACCGGGTGATGATCGGTATCGACTATCAGGACTTCACCGATCGCAATTCGGGCGAGCTGTTCGGCCTGGCGCCGATCAACCCCAACGCGCCTGTCTATGGCATCGCTCCCGTGCCGTTGGGGCCGTTCTTCTCGGCTGACGTCGCCTTGAAGCAGGTTGGCCTTTACGCCCAATATCGGGCTAAGATCGCAGAGCGGTTTATCGTGGTCGCCGGGGTGCGCCAGTCGGACTCGGACACCAGCAGCACCGATGTGCTCGCCGGAACCACCCGCACTCAGGACGACAGCGATACCAGTTTCAACGCGGCGGTTATGTATGTCAGCGACGCCGGGTTTTCGCCCTACCTTAGCTATAGCCAATCTTTCGAGCCACAGTTCGGGTTCGATCCGCTCACCAATGGGCAAACTCCGCCGCCCTCGCAGGGCGAGCAGATCGAAGCTGGTCTGCGCTGGCAATCTTCCGATAAGCGGCTGTCGGCGCAGGCGGCGATCTTCCAGATCGACCAGACCAACATCGTCAATGGCGATCCTGCCAATCCCGGCTTCAGCGTGCTGATCGGCGCGCAGCGGCACAAGGGGGCGGAGATCGAGCTCAGTGGACGGATCGGCGAGGCGCTGATTGTACAGGCGGGCTATACCTATCTCGATGCCAAGGTGCGGGCTAGCAACAATGGTGATGTCGGCCTGACCTCGCTCAATGTCCCCAAAAACTCGGCAAGCATGTTCCTGACGCTGCTGGGCGATGCCGTCGGACTGCAAAGAAGTGAAGGCAGCATTGGGGTGCGCCATGTCGGCGAGCGCCGGGCCAATGATGCGCTCGACATCCTCCCCGCCTTCACCGTGTTCGACGCAGCGGTGCGTCACGATTTCGGCCCGTTCGAAGCCGCGCTCAATGTGAAGAACCTGTTTGACGAGACCTATTTCACCGGCGGCGATTTCCGCGCGGTATTCTTTGGAGAGCGCCGTCAGGTCCAACTGACCCTGCGCGCAGGATTCTGA